One window from the genome of Helicobacter pylori encodes:
- the hofB gene encoding outer membrane beta-barrel protein HofB, giving the protein MKNSAPLKNQVFCGLYVLSLSASLQAFDYKIEVLAESFSKVGFNKKKIDISRGIYPTETFVTAVGQGNIYADFLSKGLKDQGHVLEGKVGGTLGGVAYDSTKFNQGGSVIYNYIGYWDGYLGGKRALLDGTSIHECALGSDGKVIDSIACGNARANKIRRNYLMNNAFLEYRYKDTFAAKGGRYQSNAPYMSGYTQGFEISAKVKDKNEGSHKLWWFSSWGRAFAYGEWIYDFYSPRTVVKNGRTLNYGIHLVDYTYERKGVSVSPFFQFSPGTYYSPGVVVGYDSNPNFDGVGFRSETKAYILLPVHAPLRRDTYRYAVKAGTAGQSLLIRQRFDYNEFNFGGAFYKVWKNANAYIGTTGNPLGIDFWTNSVYDIGQALSHVVTADAVSGWVFGGGVHKKWLWGTLWRWTSGTLANEASAAVNVGYKISKSLTASVKLEYLGVMTHSGFTVGSYRPTPGSKALYSDRSHLMTTLSAKF; this is encoded by the coding sequence ATGAAAAATAGCGCGCCTTTAAAGAATCAAGTTTTTTGTGGGTTATACGTTTTAAGTTTGAGCGCTTCTTTGCAAGCGTTTGATTATAAAATTGAAGTTTTAGCGGAGTCCTTTTCTAAAGTTGGTTTTAATAAAAAAAAGATTGATATTTCTAGGGGGATTTATCCTACAGAGACTTTTGTAACCGCTGTAGGGCAGGGCAATATTTATGCGGATTTTTTATCCAAAGGCCTTAAAGATCAAGGGCATGTTTTAGAGGGAAAAGTCGGTGGCACGCTAGGAGGGGTCGCTTATGATAGCACAAAATTTAATCAAGGTGGATCGGTTATTTATAACTACATCGGTTATTGGGATGGCTATTTAGGGGGTAAAAGGGCCTTGCTTGATGGCACGAGTATCCATGAGTGCGCGCTTGGATCTGATGGCAAGGTGATTGATTCTATAGCATGCGGGAACGCTAGGGCTAATAAAATCCGCCGTAATTATTTGATGAATAACGCTTTTTTAGAATACCGCTATAAGGATACATTTGCGGCTAAAGGGGGGCGTTATCAATCTAATGCTCCTTACATGAGCGGTTACACGCAAGGCTTTGAAATCAGCGCTAAAGTTAAGGATAAAAATGAAGGAAGCCATAAATTATGGTGGTTTAGCTCATGGGGTAGGGCGTTCGCTTATGGGGAGTGGATTTATGATTTTTACTCTCCAAGAACCGTGGTTAAAAACGGGCGCACTTTGAATTATGGTATCCATTTAGTGGATTACACTTATGAAAGGAAAGGGGTTAGCGTTAGCCCTTTTTTCCAATTTTCGCCCGGGACTTATTACAGCCCTGGAGTGGTTGTAGGCTATGATAGTAACCCTAATTTTGATGGCGTGGGCTTTAGATCCGAAACAAAAGCTTATATTTTGCTCCCTGTCCATGCCCCCTTAAGAAGAGATACTTATCGTTACGCTGTGAAAGCTGGCACTGCCGGGCAAAGCTTGCTTATTAGGCAACGATTTGATTACAATGAATTTAATTTTGGAGGAGCGTTTTATAAAGTATGGAAAAACGCAAACGCTTACATAGGCACGACAGGAAACCCTTTAGGCATTGATTTTTGGACCAATAGCGTTTATGATATAGGGCAAGCCTTAAGCCATGTGGTAACCGCTGATGCCGTCTCTGGTTGGGTTTTTGGTGGGGGCGTGCATAAAAAGTGGCTGTGGGGGACTTTATGGCGTTGGACTAGCGGCACTTTAGCCAATGAAGCGAGCGCGGCTGTTAATGTGGGCTATAAGATCAGTAAGAGTTTGACAGCGAGCGTGAAATTAGAATATTTGGGCGTGATGACGCATTCAGGCTTTACGGTAGGGAGTTACAGGCCCACGCCCGGCTCTAAAGCGCTTTATTCAGACAGGAGCCATTTGATGACAACTCTTAGCGCCAAATTCTAA
- the tlyA gene encoding 23S rRNA (cytidine-2'-O)-methyltransferase TlyA, which translates to MRLDYALFSQHLVGSREKAKALVLKKQVLVNKIVVSKPSFIVKEGDKIELIAEKLFVSRAGEKLGAFLENHFIDFKEKVVLDVGASKGGFSQVALLKGAKKVFCVDVGKMQLDESLKQDKRIECYEECDIRGFKTPETIDLVLCDVSFISLYCILEAIVPLSGEFLVLFKPQFEVGRKIKRNKKGVVMDKEAILNALENFKNHLKTKNFQILKIQESLVKGKNGNVEFFIHFKRA; encoded by the coding sequence ATGCGCTTAGATTACGCTTTATTCAGTCAGCATTTAGTGGGTAGCAGAGAAAAAGCTAAGGCGTTGGTTTTAAAAAAACAGGTTTTAGTCAATAAAATAGTGGTTTCTAAACCCTCTTTTATCGTTAAAGAGGGTGATAAGATTGAACTCATCGCTGAAAAACTTTTCGTTAGTAGGGCTGGGGAAAAATTAGGGGCTTTTTTAGAAAATCACTTTATAGATTTTAAAGAAAAGGTGGTTTTAGATGTGGGAGCGAGCAAGGGGGGCTTTAGTCAAGTGGCTCTTTTAAAAGGGGCTAAAAAGGTGTTTTGCGTGGATGTGGGGAAAATGCAATTAGATGAAAGTTTGAAACAAGACAAGCGCATAGAATGTTATGAAGAATGCGATATTAGAGGGTTTAAAACGCCAGAAACAATTGATTTAGTGCTTTGTGATGTGAGTTTTATTTCTTTATATTGTATTTTAGAAGCGATTGTGCCTTTAAGCGGTGAATTTTTGGTGCTTTTCAAACCGCAATTTGAAGTGGGCAGAAAAATAAAACGTAATAAAAAGGGGGTGGTAATGGATAAAGAAGCCATTTTAAACGCTTTAGAAAACTTTAAAAACCATTTAAAAACAAAGAATTTTCAAATCTTAAAGATCCAAGAAAGCTTAGTGAAAGGGAAAAACGGGAATGTTGAATTTTTTATCCATTTCAAGCGAGCCTGA
- the pyrB gene encoding aspartate carbamoyltransferase, translating into MPKKCRHLLQTSDLSLDEIKLLLNKASVYANDFNAVSLETKEKMYNKIIVALFFENSTRTVSSFEIASLRLGAKIVKLNMQTSSTSKGETLIDTFKNIHAMQPDAIITRHAFSSAPFKLAEFSQCPLINAGSGTSAHPTQALLDLLTLYRHFGGLENLKGKKIAFIGDVKNSRVANSNIKLLQRLGLEIMLCAPSSMLPITSLKTTHNVEEAIAFADILMSLRTQTERHNAPIFASLKDYGNAYCITQKRLEAHAKNKEIIILHPGPVHRDIDIESAVLEDKRSKVLEQVKNGVAMRMAVLEFLLLD; encoded by the coding sequence ATGCCAAAAAAATGCCGACACTTGCTCCAAACCAGTGATTTAAGCCTAGATGAAATCAAGCTTTTATTGAACAAAGCGAGCGTTTATGCGAACGATTTTAACGCCGTATCTTTAGAAACAAAAGAAAAAATGTATAATAAAATCATCGTGGCGTTATTTTTTGAAAATTCCACCAGAACGGTGTCTAGTTTTGAAATCGCAAGCCTAAGGTTAGGGGCAAAAATAGTGAAATTAAACATGCAAACAAGCTCCACTTCAAAGGGTGAAACCCTGATAGACACTTTTAAAAATATCCATGCCATGCAGCCTGACGCTATCATCACACGGCATGCTTTTTCAAGCGCGCCTTTTAAATTAGCTGAATTTTCACAATGCCCCTTGATTAACGCAGGAAGCGGCACAAGCGCTCACCCTACCCAAGCGTTATTAGATTTGCTCACCCTTTATCGGCATTTTGGCGGTTTAGAAAATCTAAAAGGGAAGAAAATCGCTTTTATAGGCGATGTGAAAAATTCCAGAGTGGCTAATAGTAACATTAAATTGCTCCAACGGCTAGGGCTTGAGATCATGCTGTGCGCTCCAAGCTCCATGCTCCCTATCACTTCTTTAAAAACGACGCACAACGTTGAAGAAGCGATAGCATTTGCTGACATCTTAATGAGTTTGAGGACCCAAACCGAACGCCACAACGCGCCCATTTTTGCGAGCTTGAAAGATTACGGCAACGCTTATTGCATCACTCAAAAACGCCTAGAGGCTCACGCTAAAAATAAAGAGATCATTATTTTGCACCCAGGCCCGGTGCATAGGGACATTGATATAGAAAGCGCGGTGTTAGAAGACAAGCGATCTAAAGTTTTAGAGCAAGTCAAAAATGGCGTGGCAATGCGCATGGCGGTGTTGGAATTTTTGCTATTAGATTGA
- the addB gene encoding ATP-dependent deoxyribonuclease AddB: MNLEKLFLEKTPLFVFSSTRRLKHFYLEQGEGFLPSAMSMGNFFEQAFYIPNQKKIPKSARQILMIDTIKAIAKEKKSVLEGLLLFENSFLGYLESTSFLFDLFDELSSACIKLNELSFKDIYLDYEKHLEVLEMIYDRYVKKLEELGFYDKIMQKKPTILKEFFEHFSSIEWHLDGFMSVFERQCLLEVAELVPITLHLSCDKYNQKFLEFLNLKLETDCDYSIDFKTQKILSQTFNDQKIEPKLYANSSYLKQGALVLQTTEEYLQENNDPNKMAIITPNADFLPFLKLLDRNNNLNFAMGLGTKNSPYYTELVKILEDLQTSDLNLSGSALLDLENITLPLLEQQSSKEKVPLKEAHSQIMHQYHLLKDMLKNYSLKDLLHLYLQEFEANFRLDDSSGGKIRVMDTLETRGMQFDKIVIVDFNETCVPSLKDCDLFLNSALRKSLNLPTLLDKKNLQKHYYYQLFKNSKEITLSYVESETSKVSNMLLELNLHIEPIKDAYTLFETSPLKDYQEEEIKATIPKDFSFSASSLNAFLTCKRRFYYHYIKRFKESPKDENNSAVGSLLHELLKEAYEKDKNPYVLEERLIWLLETRENITPKERLDTLVALKKIQAFYLKEKERFNTKIKILDLEKSFETIIQGVVFKGRIDRIDKTADNEIILLDYKFKNDLKLDNMSKTQRGGLSPIEIAQISTDYQMAIYAFALKNLGYKDPIKAFFYDLRKGELVEEDELVLQAKMDHLEFSLIPKLKQEIDFEKTLEVKDCEYCSFKDMCNR, encoded by the coding sequence ATGAACTTAGAAAAACTTTTTTTAGAAAAAACCCCCCTATTTGTTTTTAGCTCTACCAGGCGTTTAAAGCATTTCTATTTAGAGCAAGGCGAAGGGTTTTTGCCTAGCGCAATGAGCATGGGGAATTTTTTTGAACAGGCTTTTTACATCCCTAATCAAAAGAAAATCCCTAAAAGCGCGCGCCAAATTTTAATGATAGACACCATTAAGGCTATCGCTAAAGAAAAAAAATCCGTGCTTGAAGGGCTTTTGCTTTTTGAAAACAGCTTTTTAGGGTATTTGGAAAGCACTTCTTTTTTGTTTGATTTGTTTGATGAGTTAAGTTCTGCTTGCATCAAACTCAATGAACTTTCTTTTAAAGACATTTACTTGGATTATGAAAAGCATTTAGAAGTCTTAGAAATGATTTATGATCGCTATGTTAAAAAGCTAGAAGAATTAGGCTTTTACGACAAAATCATGCAAAAAAAGCCCACCATTTTAAAAGAATTTTTTGAGCATTTTTCCTCCATTGAATGGCATTTAGACGGCTTTATGAGCGTTTTTGAAAGGCAATGCTTATTAGAAGTGGCTGAGTTAGTGCCTATCACTTTACACTTATCTTGCGATAAATACAACCAAAAATTCTTGGAATTTTTAAATCTCAAGTTGGAGACGGATTGCGATTATTCCATTGATTTTAAAACCCAAAAGATCCTTTCTCAAACTTTTAATGATCAAAAAATAGAGCCAAAGCTCTATGCCAACTCTAGTTATTTAAAACAAGGCGCTTTAGTTTTACAAACCACAGAAGAATATTTGCAAGAAAATAACGACCCTAATAAAATGGCGATCATCACGCCTAATGCGGATTTTTTGCCTTTTTTAAAACTCTTAGACAGAAACAACAATTTGAATTTTGCGATGGGTTTAGGGACTAAAAACAGCCCTTATTATACAGAGCTTGTCAAAATCTTAGAAGATTTACAAACAAGCGATCTTAATTTAAGCGGATCTGCGTTATTGGATTTAGAAAATATTACGCTCCCGCTTTTAGAACAACAAAGCTCTAAAGAAAAAGTGCCCTTAAAAGAAGCGCATTCTCAAATCATGCACCAGTATCATCTTCTAAAAGACATGCTTAAAAACTACAGCCTTAAAGATTTATTGCATTTGTATTTGCAAGAATTTGAAGCCAACTTCCGCTTAGACGATTCTAGTGGGGGCAAAATACGAGTCATGGACACTTTAGAGACAAGGGGCATGCAATTTGATAAAATCGTTATTGTAGATTTCAATGAAACTTGTGTGCCAAGCCTTAAAGATTGCGATTTGTTTTTAAATTCTGCTTTAAGAAAATCGCTCAACCTCCCCACTTTATTAGATAAGAAAAATTTGCAAAAACACTATTACTACCAACTCTTTAAAAACTCTAAAGAAATAACACTTTCTTATGTAGAGAGCGAAACTTCAAAAGTCTCTAACATGCTTTTAGAATTAAATTTGCATATAGAGCCTATCAAAGACGCTTACACGCTTTTTGAAACAAGCCCCTTAAAAGACTACCAAGAAGAAGAAATCAAAGCCACTATCCCTAAAGATTTTAGCTTTAGCGCTAGCTCATTGAACGCTTTTTTAACTTGCAAGCGCCGTTTTTACTACCATTACATTAAGCGATTCAAAGAAAGCCCTAAAGACGAAAATAATAGTGCTGTGGGCAGTTTGCTCCATGAACTTTTAAAAGAAGCTTATGAAAAAGACAAAAACCCTTATGTATTAGAAGAGAGGCTCATTTGGCTCTTAGAAACAAGAGAAAACATTACCCCTAAAGAGCGTTTAGACACTCTTGTAGCGCTCAAAAAAATCCAGGCTTTTTATCTTAAAGAAAAAGAACGCTTTAATACAAAAATCAAAATCCTTGATCTTGAAAAAAGCTTTGAAACGATTATTCAAGGCGTTGTTTTTAAGGGGCGTATAGACAGGATTGACAAAACCGCTGACAATGAGATTATTTTATTGGATTACAAATTCAAAAACGATTTGAAATTAGACAACATGAGTAAAACACAAAGAGGAGGCTTAAGTCCCATAGAAATCGCTCAAATCAGCACCGATTATCAAATGGCCATCTATGCGTTTGCCCTTAAAAATCTGGGCTACAAAGATCCTATAAAAGCCTTTTTTTATGATTTGAGAAAGGGCGAACTAGTAGAAGAAGACGAGCTTGTTTTACAGGCTAAAATGGATCATTTGGAATTTTCTCTTATCCCCAAACTCAAGCAAGAAATTGATTTTGAAAAAACTTTAGAGGTTAAAGATTGTGAGTATTGCTCTTTTAAAGACATGTG
- the tkt gene encoding transketolase, producing the protein MRLSNADLERLKSMASTLRFLCADMIDKANSGHPGVCLGLADVMVVLSLHLNLNPTNPKWLNRDRLVFSGGHASALAYSLLHLWGFDLSLDDLKRFRQLHSKTPGHPELHHTEGIEITTGPLGQGFANAVGFSMASQYAQNLLDKEAISHKVYCLCGDGDLQEGISYESASLAGHLRLDNLIVIYDSNQISIEGAINISFSEQVKTRFLAQNWEVLECDGHDYQAINDALEEAKKSHKPTLLIAHTIIGKGAIGLEGSEKTHGSPLNKEVLKQSKENAQINPDESFIISPKNKMHFEEVKVRGVSLEALWEKSLSPKTKEKIHALKDFDFSAIHYPTFKKGESLATRVSNGMILNAIAKECEGFLGGSADLAPSNNTHLKHSGDFPLGQNLHFGIREHAMGAITNALAAYGLFVPFCATFFVFSDYLMPSMRLSALMKLKALFIFTHDSIGVGEDGATHQPIEQLSHLRALPNFYAFRPSDAFENTACMQVALSLNAPSALILSRQNLPVLDEVSKEQVLKGAYIKHHSKDPIITLVASGSEASLALESAQILERENIPTQVVSVPCFDLLIEQDESYLKELFKGKVLAIEASRAIEWYRFADKIIGMDSFGSSAKGDKLFEKFGFSVENITIQAKRLLNA; encoded by the coding sequence ATGCGATTGAGTAACGCTGACTTAGAACGATTAAAAAGCATGGCGAGCACGCTTCGCTTTTTGTGCGCGGACATGATAGATAAGGCTAATAGTGGGCATCCGGGCGTGTGCTTGGGGTTAGCTGATGTGATGGTGGTTTTAAGCTTGCACCTAAACCTAAACCCCACTAACCCTAAATGGCTCAATAGGGACAGATTGGTTTTTAGCGGAGGGCATGCGAGTGCGTTAGCGTATAGTTTGTTGCATTTGTGGGGCTTTGATTTGAGTTTAGACGATTTAAAGCGTTTCAGGCAATTACACTCTAAAACCCCAGGACACCCTGAATTGCACCACACTGAAGGCATTGAAATCACCACAGGCCCTTTGGGGCAAGGTTTTGCTAACGCTGTGGGCTTTAGCATGGCGAGCCAATACGCTCAAAACCTTTTGGATAAAGAAGCCATTTCTCATAAAGTCTATTGCTTGTGTGGGGATGGGGATTTGCAAGAAGGCATTAGCTATGAGAGCGCTTCTTTAGCCGGACACCTTCGCCTTGATAATCTCATTGTGATTTATGACAGCAATCAGATAAGCATTGAAGGCGCTATTAATATTAGTTTTAGCGAACAGGTTAAAACGCGTTTTTTAGCACAAAATTGGGAAGTGCTAGAATGCGATGGGCATGACTATCAAGCGATTAATGATGCTTTAGAAGAGGCCAAAAAATCCCATAAACCCACGCTTTTAATCGCTCATACGATCATTGGTAAGGGGGCTATTGGCTTAGAGGGAAGCGAAAAAACGCATGGCTCGCCTTTAAATAAAGAAGTGTTAAAACAATCCAAAGAAAACGCTCAAATCAACCCTGATGAAAGCTTTATCATTAGCCCAAAAAACAAAATGCATTTTGAAGAAGTGAAAGTTAGGGGCGTTAGCTTAGAAGCCTTATGGGAAAAATCCTTAAGCCCTAAAACAAAAGAAAAGATCCATGCGTTAAAGGATTTTGATTTTAGCGCCATCCATTACCCCACCTTTAAAAAAGGCGAATCTCTAGCCACGAGAGTGAGTAACGGCATGATTTTAAACGCTATCGCTAAAGAATGCGAGGGATTTTTAGGGGGGAGCGCGGATTTAGCCCCATCCAATAACACGCATTTAAAACACTCTGGCGATTTCCCTTTAGGGCAAAACTTGCATTTTGGGATCAGAGAGCATGCCATGGGGGCTATCACTAACGCTTTAGCGGCGTATGGCTTGTTTGTGCCTTTTTGTGCGACCTTTTTTGTGTTTAGCGATTATTTAATGCCCAGCATGCGTTTGAGCGCTTTAATGAAACTAAAAGCCCTTTTTATCTTCACGCATGACAGCATTGGCGTGGGCGAAGACGGGGCGACGCACCAGCCCATAGAGCAATTGAGCCATTTACGCGCTTTGCCCAATTTCTATGCTTTCAGACCCAGCGATGCTTTTGAAAATACGGCTTGCATGCAAGTAGCGTTAAGTTTGAACGCTCCTAGCGCTCTTATTTTATCGCGCCAGAATTTGCCCGTGCTTGATGAGGTTTCTAAAGAGCAGGTTTTAAAAGGGGCGTACATTAAACACCACTCTAAAGATCCCATTATCACGCTCGTTGCGAGCGGGAGCGAAGCTTCTTTAGCTTTAGAGAGCGCTCAAATTTTAGAGCGAGAAAATATCCCCACTCAAGTGGTGAGCGTGCCTTGCTTTGATTTGTTGATAGAGCAAGATGAAAGCTATCTTAAAGAACTTTTTAAAGGTAAAGTTTTAGCGATTGAAGCGAGCCGTGCGATAGAGTGGTATCGTTTTGCGGATAAAATCATTGGCATGGATTCTTTTGGGAGTTCAGCAAAGGGCGATAAACTCTTTGAAAAATTCGGCTTCAGCGTTGAAAACATCACCATTCAAGCCAAAAGGTTACTCAACGCATGA
- a CDS encoding bifunctional riboflavin kinase/FAD synthetase, protein MLNFLSISSEPEVKSLAIGKFDGLHLGHQALFKELKDPKALLIIEKKHYTKGYLTPLKYRAKLVGMPLFFVYLEEISQLNALEFLELLKKKFPNLEHLVVGYDFRFGHGRQNDALFLKERFEKTIIVPEVKVQNISVHSKMIKLALSHGDLSLANKLLGRPYEVCGEVISDQGLGHKELAPTLNIKTKDFILPSFGVYASLVRIKDPIYQKSVSFIGNRLSTDQHFAIECHVLDTIIENPPQEIALRWVQKIRDNMRFSSLKELKNQIQQDILMAKEILR, encoded by the coding sequence ATGTTGAATTTTTTATCCATTTCAAGCGAGCCTGAGGTTAAAAGCTTAGCTATCGGTAAATTTGATGGCTTGCATCTAGGGCATCAAGCCCTTTTTAAAGAATTAAAAGATCCCAAAGCCCTTTTAATCATAGAAAAAAAACATTACACTAAAGGCTATTTAACCCCCCTAAAATACCGCGCCAAACTCGTGGGCATGCCTTTATTTTTTGTGTATTTAGAAGAGATTTCGCAATTAAACGCCCTAGAATTTTTAGAGCTTTTAAAAAAGAAATTCCCCAATTTAGAACACCTAGTGGTGGGCTATGATTTCAGGTTTGGGCATGGGAGGCAAAATGACGCTTTGTTTTTAAAAGAGCGTTTTGAAAAAACCATTATTGTGCCTGAAGTGAAAGTCCAAAACATTAGCGTGCATTCTAAGATGATCAAACTAGCCCTGAGTCATGGCGACTTATCTTTGGCTAACAAACTCTTAGGCAGGCCTTATGAAGTGTGCGGGGAAGTCATTAGCGATCAAGGCTTAGGGCATAAAGAATTAGCGCCTACTTTAAATATTAAAACTAAAGATTTTATCCTCCCTAGTTTTGGGGTGTATGCGAGTTTAGTGAGAATAAAAGATCCAATTTATCAAAAAAGCGTGAGTTTTATAGGCAATCGCTTAAGCACCGATCAACATTTCGCCATAGAATGCCATGTCCTTGATACTATTATAGAAAACCCGCCCCAAGAAATCGCTTTGCGTTGGGTTCAAAAAATACGAGACAACATGCGTTTTTCTTCGTTAAAAGAGCTTAAAAATCAGATCCAACAAGACATCTTAATGGCCAAAGAGATTTTGAGATAA